Proteins from a genomic interval of Deltaproteobacteria bacterium:
- a CDS encoding cupin domain-containing protein gives MKRYVMANRPDGLSDVVDETDLSAKLAAPGLQSQELWRNDETPADLSDPADPVADQAMYHEPPDGGAIFRVLKFPPAREMPEVTPEMMVAYHQAIHSVHVPSLEYLRSAKSPTMHKTDTLNYFVLASGELWALSEGRDVLLRPGDVVVQKGCMHGWANRSDEPAVLVAVLIDSHPA, from the coding sequence ATGAAGCGCTACGTGATGGCCAACCGCCCCGACGGGCTCTCGGACGTCGTCGACGAGACCGATCTGTCCGCGAAGCTCGCCGCGCCGGGCCTGCAGAGCCAGGAGCTCTGGCGCAACGACGAGACCCCCGCCGACCTGTCCGACCCGGCCGACCCTGTCGCCGACCAGGCGATGTATCACGAGCCCCCGGACGGCGGCGCGATCTTCCGCGTGCTCAAGTTCCCGCCCGCAAGGGAGATGCCGGAGGTCACGCCCGAGATGATGGTCGCGTACCACCAGGCGATCCACAGCGTGCACGTGCCGAGCCTCGAGTACCTGCGCTCGGCGAAGAGCCCGACCATGCACAAGACCGACACGCTGAACTACTTCGTGCTCGCGTCGGGCGAGCTGTGGGCGCTCTCCGAGGGCCGCGACGTGCTGCTACGGCCCGGCGACGTCGTCGTCCAGAAGGGCTGCATGCACGGTTGGGCCAACCGCTCGGACGAGCCGGCGGTCCTCGTCGCCGTGCTGATCGACTCGCACCCGGCCTGA
- a CDS encoding fumarylacetoacetate hydrolase family protein → MKLVTFHRDGSERLGALRGGDSVVDVAASVRQRGGSPEPAFASMQALIEAGPAALSALRRLLAEPARLELLPLAGTRLLAPLPRPEQIRDCLCFEEHLTALMERAKAATGSVPPAQAAMHATFRERPIYYKANRFAVVGPDADVTWPSYSKLMDYELELAAVIGTRGRDIRADRAREHVFGFSIFNDLSARDQQMLEMPGMLGPTKSKDFDGANVLGPCIVTADEFDETRAAMRVRVNGELRSEGSSASMSLSFAELIAYVSRDETLHPGEILCSGTVGGGCGLERGEFLEHGDVVEFEVDGIGVLRTRVLLPGRGAPEEQR, encoded by the coding sequence ATGAAGCTCGTCACGTTCCACCGCGACGGCAGCGAGCGCCTCGGAGCGCTCCGCGGGGGCGACAGCGTGGTCGACGTCGCCGCGAGCGTGCGCCAGAGGGGCGGCTCGCCCGAGCCCGCCTTCGCCTCGATGCAGGCGCTGATCGAGGCCGGCCCGGCGGCGCTCTCCGCGCTGCGGCGGCTGCTCGCAGAACCGGCGCGGCTCGAGCTGCTCCCCCTCGCCGGCACGCGGCTGCTCGCGCCCCTCCCCCGCCCCGAGCAGATCCGCGACTGCCTCTGCTTCGAGGAGCACCTGACCGCGCTGATGGAGCGGGCGAAGGCGGCGACGGGATCCGTGCCTCCGGCCCAGGCCGCGATGCACGCCACCTTCCGCGAGCGGCCGATCTACTACAAGGCGAACCGCTTCGCCGTGGTCGGACCGGACGCAGACGTCACCTGGCCCTCGTACTCGAAGCTGATGGACTACGAGCTCGAGCTCGCGGCGGTGATCGGAACGCGCGGCAGGGACATCCGAGCCGATCGGGCGCGCGAGCACGTGTTCGGCTTCTCGATCTTCAACGACCTCTCCGCTCGCGACCAGCAGATGCTCGAGATGCCCGGAATGCTCGGTCCGACCAAGTCGAAGGATTTCGACGGCGCGAACGTCCTCGGCCCCTGCATCGTGACGGCCGACGAGTTCGACGAGACCCGAGCGGCCATGCGCGTCCGCGTGAACGGCGAGCTGCGCTCCGAGGGCTCGAGCGCGAGCATGTCGCTCTCGTTCGCCGAGCTGATTGCCTACGTCTCGCGCGACGAGACGCTCCATCCGGGCGAGATCCTCTGCTCGGGCACCGTCGGCGGGGGTTGCGGGCTCGAGCGCGGCGAGTTCCTGGAGCACGGCGACGTCGTCGAGTTCGAGGTCGATGGCATCGGCGTGCTGCGCACCCGCGTCCTGCTACCCGGGCGGGGCGCGCCGGAGGAGCAGCGATGA
- a CDS encoding TetR family transcriptional regulator — MAGASRPKARGQRTPPRRDREALLDALEAHFLGAGLRATTVETLASALRCSRRTLYEIAPSKERIFLLVVRRWLERVRQLGWQGALTHEAPQERIAAFLEPGVSESRKASSAFVADVQAFAPARALLEAHQRERVRFLRELVEEGIARGSFRPLHSHLVAEMLLVTITRINDPAFLAEARLRFSEAFAELYELLLHGLFLPERRPGRSDRGKR; from the coding sequence GTGGCGGGCGCGAGCAGACCGAAGGCGCGAGGGCAGCGCACGCCCCCGCGCCGAGACCGCGAGGCGCTGCTCGACGCCCTCGAGGCGCACTTCCTCGGGGCGGGCCTGCGAGCCACGACCGTCGAGACCCTCGCTTCGGCCCTGCGCTGCTCGCGGCGAACGCTCTACGAGATCGCCCCGAGCAAGGAGCGGATCTTCCTCCTCGTCGTGCGCCGCTGGCTCGAGCGGGTGCGCCAGCTCGGCTGGCAGGGGGCGCTCACCCACGAGGCACCCCAGGAGCGAATCGCCGCCTTCCTCGAGCCCGGCGTCAGCGAGTCGCGCAAGGCCAGCTCGGCGTTCGTCGCCGACGTCCAGGCCTTCGCGCCCGCGCGCGCCCTGCTCGAGGCGCACCAGCGCGAGCGCGTGCGCTTCCTGCGCGAGCTGGTCGAGGAGGGGATCGCCCGGGGCAGCTTCCGGCCGCTCCATTCGCACCTCGTGGCCGAGATGCTGCTCGTCACCATCACCCGCATCAACGACCCGGCCTTCCTGGCCGAGGCGCGGCTGCGCTTCAGCGAGGCCTTCGCCGAGCTCTACGAGCTCCTGCTCCACGGATTGTTCCTCCCGGAGCGCCGCCCGGGGCGTTCCGACCGGGGAAAACGCTGA
- a CDS encoding AMP-binding protein: MSAPTSASLLRQALARHGSRTALVHGDVRWSYADLDRESDRVAGGLRGLGVGAGDRVALLLHNGAEYVISHLALAKLAAVRVPLHDLLSLPDVEHAFAHSGARALIAHRSLAGIVPAAARGRCVFANDVAGDPVEPDFASLAGAGRFAPAEADPGAPGLILYTGGTTGRPKGVVHSFGALGVGLLAHALYGEIAPDEHLLVVSPLPHSAGFHVEAALMQGARVTLHAQFDAGAVIRSIAGEAITWTFLVPTMIYRLLDHPALAGGGLGSLRTVVYGAAPIAPARLAEGLARLGPVFLQLYGQSECPNFATTLSKADHLRPELRGSCGQAVPAVRVSVRDPAGTPVEVGTVGEVCLQSSYTLRGYHGDPEQSAAAFHPGRWLRTGDLGYLSASGHLFLVDRVKDMVISGGMNVYTAEVERAIAELPGVRQVAVIGLPHPDWGEAVTALVVRDGPEPEREAILAHCRARLARYKVPKRIELVASLPLTAYGKIDKKRLRAGLAPAGAG, translated from the coding sequence GTGAGCGCGCCGACCTCGGCCTCGCTGCTGCGCCAGGCCCTCGCGCGCCATGGGAGCCGCACCGCCCTCGTCCACGGAGACGTGCGCTGGAGCTACGCCGACCTCGACCGCGAGTCCGACCGCGTCGCCGGCGGCCTGCGCGGCCTCGGCGTCGGCGCGGGCGACCGCGTCGCGCTGCTGCTCCACAACGGCGCCGAGTACGTGATCTCCCACCTCGCCCTCGCGAAGCTCGCCGCGGTGCGGGTGCCCCTCCACGACCTGCTCTCGCTGCCCGACGTCGAGCACGCCTTCGCCCACTCGGGGGCGCGGGCGCTGATCGCCCACCGCTCCCTCGCCGGGATCGTGCCCGCCGCCGCGCGGGGCCGCTGCGTCTTCGCGAACGACGTGGCGGGGGACCCGGTCGAGCCGGACTTCGCCTCGCTCGCGGGTGCGGGCCGCTTCGCCCCGGCCGAGGCCGACCCCGGCGCCCCGGGCCTGATCCTCTACACCGGCGGCACGACGGGCCGGCCGAAGGGGGTGGTCCACTCCTTCGGCGCCCTCGGCGTCGGCCTGCTGGCCCACGCGCTCTACGGCGAGATCGCCCCCGACGAGCACCTGCTCGTCGTCTCGCCGCTGCCGCACTCGGCGGGCTTCCACGTCGAGGCCGCACTGATGCAGGGGGCGCGGGTGACCCTCCACGCGCAGTTCGACGCGGGCGCCGTGATCCGCAGCATCGCGGGCGAGGCCATCACCTGGACGTTCCTCGTCCCGACGATGATCTACCGGCTGCTCGACCACCCGGCGCTCGCGGGCGGCGGCCTGGGCTCGCTGCGCACCGTCGTCTACGGTGCCGCTCCCATCGCCCCGGCGCGGCTCGCCGAGGGGCTCGCCCGCCTCGGCCCGGTCTTCCTCCAGCTCTACGGCCAGAGCGAGTGCCCGAACTTCGCGACCACCCTCTCGAAGGCGGACCACCTGCGCCCCGAGCTGCGGGGCTCCTGCGGGCAGGCCGTGCCGGCGGTGCGAGTGAGCGTCCGCGACCCGGCGGGCACGCCCGTCGAGGTCGGCACCGTCGGCGAGGTGTGCCTCCAGTCGAGCTACACCCTGCGCGGCTACCACGGCGACCCCGAGCAGAGTGCCGCCGCCTTCCACCCGGGCCGCTGGCTGCGCACGGGCGACCTCGGCTACCTCAGCGCGTCGGGGCACCTGTTCCTGGTCGACCGCGTCAAGGACATGGTGATCAGCGGCGGCATGAACGTGTACACCGCCGAGGTCGAGCGCGCGATCGCCGAGCTTCCCGGAGTGCGGCAGGTCGCGGTGATCGGGCTACCGCACCCCGACTGGGGCGAGGCGGTGACGGCGCTCGTGGTCCGCGACGGCCCGGAGCCCGAGCGCGAGGCGATCCTCGCCCACTGCCGCGCGCGGCTCGCGCGCTACAAGGTGCCGAAGCGGATCGAGCTCGTGGCGAGCCTGCCCCTCACCGCGTACGGAAAGATCGACAAGAAGCGGCTGCGCGCCGGGCTCGCCCCGGCCGGCGCGGGATGA
- a CDS encoding isoprenylcysteine carboxylmethyltransferase family protein: MARLALALYLVFLALAFGLRGWLQWRRTGDAGFRFGGLTASGAERAGSLLFVLSLGLGLAGPVLELLGALPALEPLRRPLAGTLLALAGIAGTLYAQLEMGASWRVGVDPSERTLLRTGGPFWLVRNPIFSFMILASTGLALLVPNAASLGALLALLAAIEIQVRLVEEPHLARVHGEAYARWASRTGRFVPGVGLRSPSVPPRP; encoded by the coding sequence ATGGCCCGGCTCGCTCTCGCCCTCTACCTCGTCTTCCTCGCCCTCGCCTTCGGGCTGCGCGGCTGGCTCCAGTGGCGGCGCACGGGCGACGCAGGCTTCCGCTTCGGCGGGCTCACGGCCTCCGGCGCGGAACGCGCGGGCTCGCTGCTGTTCGTGCTCTCGCTCGGGCTCGGGCTCGCCGGACCCGTGCTCGAGCTGCTCGGCGCCCTTCCCGCCCTCGAGCCGCTGCGCCGGCCGCTCGCCGGCACGCTGCTCGCGCTCGCCGGCATCGCGGGCACCCTCTACGCGCAGCTCGAGATGGGCGCGTCGTGGCGCGTCGGCGTCGACCCGAGCGAGCGCACGCTGCTCCGCACGGGCGGCCCGTTCTGGCTGGTGCGAAACCCCATCTTCAGCTTCATGATCCTCGCCTCGACCGGGCTCGCCCTGCTCGTCCCGAACGCGGCGAGCCTCGGCGCCCTGCTCGCCCTGCTGGCCGCGATCGAGATCCAGGTGCGGCTCGTCGAGGAGCCGCACCTCGCGCGCGTGCACGGCGAGGCGTATGCGCGCTGGGCGAGCCGCACCGGGCGCTTCGTGCCCGGCGTGGGGTTGCGCAGCCCGAGCGTCCCACCCCGCCCATGA
- a CDS encoding alpha/beta hydrolase, with protein sequence MRALGTRLRGVPALLAATLACSPPPDAGRTRPETVRATPFEQRDARVLGLRTRYIDVGPTESAGGPAAAPALLLVPGHTSRIEEYDALVPALARRHRVVVMDYPGSGWAEKPDREYSLRLYEDASVALLDQLGIGEALLAGGSQGGNLVLRLGHRFPERFPRLAPWAPGSAWEAQPRVGRLMRAVRGYALFWPIVWVQSRFWYRRDWPGRDAALAETFAYYREVMGPGFVRMYFEMAADQVESSLFDIAPAIHQPVWLGWGDQDDGANMGEGVARLCALLPRCELRIFPGARHSLAAEIPDELAAAVEEFFTRRREAAEPP encoded by the coding sequence GTGCGTGCGCTCGGAACACGGCTTCGCGGCGTCCCTGCCCTGCTGGCGGCCACGCTCGCCTGCTCCCCGCCGCCCGATGCCGGGCGCACGCGACCCGAGACGGTACGCGCCACGCCCTTCGAGCAGCGCGACGCCCGCGTGCTCGGCCTGCGCACGCGCTACATCGACGTCGGCCCGACGGAGTCTGCCGGCGGTCCCGCCGCCGCGCCCGCGCTGCTTCTCGTCCCCGGCCACACCTCGCGCATCGAGGAGTACGACGCGCTGGTGCCGGCGCTGGCGCGGCGACACCGCGTGGTGGTGATGGACTACCCGGGTAGCGGCTGGGCCGAGAAGCCCGACCGTGAGTACTCGCTGCGCCTGTACGAGGACGCGAGCGTCGCGCTGCTCGACCAGCTCGGGATCGGCGAGGCGCTCCTGGCGGGCGGCAGCCAGGGCGGGAACCTGGTGCTGCGGCTCGGCCATCGCTTCCCCGAGCGCTTCCCGCGCCTCGCGCCGTGGGCGCCCGGCAGCGCCTGGGAGGCGCAGCCGCGGGTCGGCCGGCTGATGCGCGCCGTGCGTGGCTACGCCCTCTTCTGGCCGATCGTGTGGGTGCAGTCGCGCTTCTGGTACCGGCGCGACTGGCCGGGCCGCGACGCCGCGCTGGCCGAGACCTTCGCCTACTACCGCGAGGTGATGGGACCGGGTTTCGTGCGCATGTACTTCGAGATGGCCGCCGACCAGGTGGAGAGCAGCCTGTTCGACATCGCTCCCGCCATCCACCAGCCGGTGTGGCTCGGCTGGGGCGACCAGGACGACGGGGCCAACATGGGCGAGGGCGTGGCGCGGCTGTGCGCGCTGCTTCCGCGCTGCGAGCTGCGCATCTTTCCGGGCGCGCGCCACTCGCTGGCCGCGGAGATCCCGGACGAGCTGGCCGCGGCGGTCGAGGAGTTCTTCACCCGGCGCCGGGAGGCCGCCGAGCCTCCGTGA
- a CDS encoding VWA domain-containing protein, with protein MDTPLRTDRLTTVFIVLVSIAAADRALAGAGFVDADDGEIHLNFHFRFPPQPEDIARVQEQAGRASRILCDATDGQMRIATMRLTAGGTAEPAGDIWYQPPGTTPRSSAHGRLSENDGHVYLSHEDVRSDVFAHELGHLVMDLGDQYDEQRRMGGACGQGRSFELDAMDENNHTIMQQAGWQQCVTGGGVGTGRPCFDAADCNLGESCPTGALMSEISTALNHDLLRGDEVLAENTCPAPRAGDTVSVGGWLGEDLPGGLFDPTSFATADATATRRFVTDWIDALGDVTGYDEGSAHALYVYAEHVALNAWQLHFAMDGKHFDEGTADLPVWLESCTVVMEDPPSFDVIEPNGGLFHHRRVASVNGTAGTSADSCAIPIADLANGAPDATLGVRFDDFSERQAQSGGTLKRTSFSEGTRVLAGDFQQLGLCTETENCEMLWNTATQRWEAAATTRSDLRNDRPIQSDWAKLLDYADRAYGLELEQPAGLPVSLEPIPCAIPIEFDVEVEGADQVVVVVDRSGSMRTDREYVNDTRTRLDWAKAGVRGFANLVAGTGMEVALLSFDGDVVEELSLAPAVPTGSGLPDTNEVAEIADAVDALEHDGTTAIGDALAAAGDLLAAEAGGRTQAVLLLSDGENMRGADPLAVANELRDAGVVVYTMPVGDAASGEQLSQIAEQTGGEMYDAPTALELPTIYADLYARLRGETPLATRTPLSLDPGGPTTPGPPVNVPIRVEPGTTRLDILLSNRNDLGNTWAPGFRLLAPGGAPVLTHTHPSVVHDAFYRLARVAAPQPGEWTLVLFSTNPIPQQLYYWIHLENPLPDCWASASPADTRLGGTSPAIQATASFQDALGRGTTYTAEINGPNDIALHGVPLALDESLVGARAVLTGLQHRGRYDAVVRCEATSSARLAPGEQADTESVLAQPRPPPFTREARASFFLDTPGFPPYPDGSDCDHDGLPNSSEGMTTDRDGDGLPNACDSDADNDELPDADEPPGDIDADGTPNFLDSDADGDGVRDDVDDCIGTLEQCPEPDAAAPLAALALALLARRRLRRSGERSRRDGTP; from the coding sequence ATGGATACCCCGCTGCGAACGGATCGACTCACGACCGTGTTCATCGTTCTCGTGTCGATCGCCGCGGCGGACCGCGCCCTCGCGGGTGCCGGCTTCGTCGACGCGGACGACGGCGAGATCCACCTGAACTTCCACTTCCGCTTCCCTCCGCAGCCGGAGGACATCGCCCGCGTGCAGGAGCAGGCGGGCCGCGCGAGCCGCATCCTCTGCGACGCCACCGACGGGCAGATGCGCATTGCGACGATGCGGCTCACGGCGGGCGGGACGGCGGAGCCGGCGGGCGACATCTGGTATCAGCCGCCGGGTACCACCCCGCGCTCGTCGGCGCACGGGCGCCTCAGCGAGAACGACGGCCACGTCTACCTCTCGCACGAGGACGTCCGCTCGGACGTCTTCGCGCACGAGCTCGGGCACCTCGTCATGGACCTCGGCGACCAGTACGACGAGCAGCGGCGCATGGGCGGCGCTTGCGGACAGGGCCGCTCCTTCGAGCTCGACGCGATGGACGAGAACAACCACACCATCATGCAGCAGGCGGGTTGGCAGCAGTGCGTGACCGGCGGCGGTGTCGGGACCGGGCGCCCTTGCTTCGACGCGGCCGACTGCAATCTCGGTGAGAGCTGTCCGACCGGCGCGCTGATGAGCGAGATCTCGACGGCGCTGAACCACGACCTGCTGCGCGGCGACGAGGTGCTGGCGGAGAACACCTGCCCGGCACCGCGCGCCGGCGACACCGTCTCGGTGGGCGGCTGGCTCGGCGAGGATCTGCCCGGCGGCCTCTTCGATCCGACCAGCTTCGCGACCGCCGACGCCACCGCCACGCGGCGGTTCGTCACGGACTGGATCGACGCCCTGGGCGACGTGACCGGCTACGACGAGGGCTCCGCGCATGCGCTGTACGTGTACGCCGAGCACGTCGCGCTGAACGCCTGGCAGCTCCACTTCGCGATGGACGGCAAGCACTTCGACGAGGGAACGGCGGATCTTCCGGTCTGGCTCGAGTCGTGCACCGTCGTGATGGAGGATCCGCCGAGCTTCGACGTGATCGAGCCGAACGGCGGCCTGTTCCATCACCGGCGGGTGGCCAGCGTGAACGGCACCGCCGGCACTTCGGCGGACTCGTGCGCGATCCCGATCGCAGATCTCGCGAACGGGGCTCCCGACGCCACGCTTGGGGTCCGTTTCGACGACTTCTCCGAGCGCCAAGCGCAAAGCGGGGGAACGCTGAAGCGGACCTCGTTCAGCGAGGGCACGCGGGTTCTGGCTGGTGACTTCCAGCAGCTCGGGCTCTGCACCGAGACCGAGAACTGCGAAATGCTCTGGAACACCGCTACGCAGCGCTGGGAGGCCGCCGCCACCACGCGCAGCGACCTGCGCAACGACCGCCCGATCCAGTCGGACTGGGCCAAGCTGCTCGACTACGCGGATCGGGCCTACGGCCTCGAGCTCGAGCAGCCGGCCGGGCTGCCGGTCTCGTTGGAGCCGATCCCGTGCGCGATCCCGATCGAGTTCGACGTCGAAGTCGAGGGCGCGGACCAGGTGGTCGTCGTGGTCGATCGTTCGGGCAGCATGCGCACCGACCGCGAGTACGTGAACGACACGCGAACGCGTCTCGACTGGGCCAAGGCGGGCGTGCGCGGCTTCGCGAATCTCGTTGCGGGCACCGGCATGGAGGTCGCGCTCCTGTCCTTCGACGGCGACGTCGTCGAAGAGCTGAGCCTGGCGCCCGCGGTGCCGACCGGAAGCGGGCTGCCGGACACGAACGAGGTGGCGGAGATCGCGGACGCGGTCGATGCGCTCGAGCACGACGGCACCACCGCGATCGGCGACGCGCTCGCTGCGGCGGGCGACCTGCTCGCCGCCGAGGCCGGCGGCCGCACGCAGGCCGTGCTCCTCCTCTCCGACGGCGAGAACATGCGAGGCGCCGATCCGCTCGCGGTCGCCAACGAGCTGCGCGACGCCGGCGTCGTGGTCTACACCATGCCGGTCGGCGACGCGGCCAGCGGCGAGCAGCTCTCCCAGATCGCCGAGCAGACGGGCGGCGAGATGTACGACGCGCCGACCGCGCTCGAGCTGCCCACGATCTACGCGGACCTCTACGCGCGCCTGCGCGGCGAGACGCCCCTCGCCACGCGCACGCCGCTCTCGCTCGACCCCGGCGGTCCCACCACGCCGGGCCCGCCGGTGAACGTGCCGATCCGCGTCGAGCCCGGCACCACGCGGCTCGACATCCTGCTCTCGAACCGCAACGACCTGGGCAACACCTGGGCGCCGGGATTCCGGCTGCTCGCGCCGGGGGGCGCGCCGGTGCTGACCCACACGCACCCCTCCGTCGTACACGACGCCTTCTACCGGCTCGCGCGCGTCGCGGCCCCGCAGCCGGGCGAGTGGACGCTCGTCCTCTTCTCGACCAATCCGATTCCGCAGCAGCTCTACTACTGGATCCATCTGGAGAATCCGCTGCCCGACTGCTGGGCGAGCGCGTCGCCGGCGGACACCCGGCTCGGGGGAACCTCCCCGGCCATCCAAGCGACGGCTTCCTTCCAGGACGCGCTCGGCCGCGGCACCACCTACACCGCGGAGATCAATGGTCCGAACGACATCGCGCTCCACGGCGTTCCGCTCGCGCTCGACGAATCGCTGGTCGGCGCGCGCGCCGTGCTCACGGGCTTGCAGCACCGCGGCCGCTACGACGCGGTGGTGCGCTGCGAGGCCACCTCGTCGGCGCGCCTGGCGCCGGGCGAGCAGGCCGACACCGAGAGCGTGCTGGCGCAGCCGCGACCGCCTCCTTTCACGCGCGAGGCGCGCGCGAGCTTCTTCCTCGACACGCCGGGATTCCCGCCGTATCCCGACGGCAGCGACTGCGACCACGACGGCCTTCCGAACTCGAGCGAGGGCATGACCACCGACCGCGACGGCGACGGGCTTCCGAACGCCTGCGACAGCGACGCCGACAACGACGAGCTGCCCGACGCCGACGAGCCTCCCGGCGACATCGACGCGGACGGCACCCCGAACTTTCTCGACAGCGACGCCGATGGCGACGGTGTGCGCGACGACGTGGACGACTGCATCGGAACGCTCGAGCAGTGTCCTGAGCCGGACGCGGCGGCTCCGCTTGCGGCGCTGGCGCTGGCGCTCCTGGCGCGGCGTCGCTTGCGGCGCTCGGGCGAGCGGAGCCGTCGCGACGGGACACCGTAG
- a CDS encoding DUF5050 domain-containing protein yields MSRSWHGAALAGWIGLALCVGGASARAAGTLYFSELYNPTFDDGNLRRSTTSGGAAPILASPGGGLRGVAVDAVHSKLYWTDRDVDAIYRANLDGSAAVAIVTLADILLVTPQAIRVDPLGETIYWGELSGSIYRADLDGSNPAPLITTSFAGGLDLDLDHGKVYWTSNDGAGSTRVIRRANLDGSVVETLVTGREASDLAVDAAGGKLYWTDFVNDIVARSNLNGSGFESLYEVGANDNPGGIALDLEDGKVYWGQDISGPSPYLGKIMRMNLDGSEQENVLSGSAIGSVVDIALVVPEPGATLAGFAALAALAARSRRKRRRASGARVAPAARPVAQPSGSGARKAAMATAPPPSPSAISWKDQNRCESLGSSTVAL; encoded by the coding sequence TTGTCGCGATCGTGGCATGGGGCGGCACTCGCCGGCTGGATTGGGCTCGCGCTGTGCGTCGGCGGCGCGAGCGCGCGTGCGGCGGGCACGCTCTACTTCTCCGAGCTCTACAACCCGACCTTCGACGACGGCAACCTGCGCCGCTCGACGACGAGCGGCGGCGCCGCGCCGATCCTGGCGAGTCCGGGAGGCGGCCTGCGCGGTGTGGCGGTCGATGCGGTCCACTCGAAGCTTTACTGGACGGACCGCGATGTCGACGCCATCTACCGCGCGAACCTCGACGGCAGCGCGGCTGTTGCGATCGTGACGCTTGCCGACATCCTGCTCGTCACCCCCCAGGCGATCCGCGTCGATCCGCTCGGGGAAACGATCTACTGGGGCGAGCTGAGCGGATCGATCTACCGCGCCGATCTCGACGGCTCGAACCCGGCCCCGCTCATCACGACCAGCTTCGCGGGCGGGCTCGACCTCGATCTCGATCACGGAAAGGTGTACTGGACGTCGAACGACGGCGCCGGAAGCACGCGCGTGATCCGCCGGGCCAACCTGGACGGAAGCGTCGTCGAGACGCTCGTCACCGGGCGCGAAGCCTCCGATCTGGCCGTGGACGCGGCCGGCGGCAAGCTCTACTGGACGGACTTCGTGAACGACATCGTCGCGCGCTCCAACCTGAACGGCAGCGGCTTCGAGTCGCTCTACGAGGTGGGCGCGAACGACAATCCCGGCGGCATCGCGCTCGACCTCGAGGACGGCAAGGTCTACTGGGGCCAGGACATCTCGGGACCCTCGCCGTACCTGGGCAAGATCATGCGCATGAATCTCGACGGAAGCGAGCAGGAGAACGTGCTCTCCGGCAGCGCGATCGGCTCCGTCGTGGACATCGCGCTCGTGGTCCCCGAGCCGGGCGCGACGCTCGCCGGCTTCGCCGCACTCGCGGCCCTCGCAGCCCGCAGCCGGCGCAAGCGACGCCGCGCCAGCGGCGCGAGGGTCGCGCCCGCGGCGAGGCCGGTTGCCCAGCCCAGCGGCTCCGGCGCGCGGAAGGCCGCGATGGCGACCGCCCCGCCGCCTTCTCCGTCGGCGATCTCCTGGAAGGACCAGAACCGCTGCGAATCGCTCGGGTCGAGCACGGTGGCGCTGTAG